A single genomic interval of Tepidamorphus gemmatus harbors:
- a CDS encoding adenylate/guanylate cyclase domain-containing protein translates to MSVEAAERDAERIAALARAAGALILGGGLLAAAAIVPEAEAGYLLPRLALGLATVVGFLALAGLSWLVSRSSVYRPWVAYLFVACDALLIGFALQQGLQLAGHPGPWVYAEPATWLMPIIIAIQSVRFRSGPVVFAGALLLLVVLGLMAFGGADRDPVASQNDRLTGLLSWPPDVMRVLMLAVAAAVLAISVRSKRDILVRGLGTARREAELKRFLPDEVSRALARADGAGAPAGQQTLAIVFIDLIGFTAASEGVAPGEVARWLAGFRERIAALVRAKGGFVDKFIGDGVLAIFGYAGAADDQLRRGARQALATVADLPAMMAAWQADDPAVPTFRAVAGAALGPVFVGIVGSGERREFTVVGDAVNLASRLEGLAKQRGAGAALAAELVEQSGVAVPQSWGSETLAVRGRAAPVRVHLVPAD, encoded by the coding sequence ATGAGCGTCGAGGCTGCCGAGCGCGACGCCGAGCGGATCGCCGCGCTCGCCCGCGCCGCAGGGGCGCTGATTCTCGGCGGCGGCCTGCTGGCCGCCGCGGCGATCGTGCCGGAGGCCGAGGCGGGCTATCTGTTGCCCCGGCTCGCGCTCGGTCTGGCGACCGTGGTCGGCTTCCTGGCGCTCGCCGGCCTGTCATGGCTGGTGTCGAGATCCTCGGTCTACCGTCCCTGGGTCGCCTATCTGTTCGTCGCCTGCGATGCCCTGCTGATCGGCTTCGCCCTCCAGCAGGGGCTCCAGCTCGCCGGCCATCCCGGCCCGTGGGTATATGCCGAACCGGCAACCTGGCTGATGCCGATCATCATCGCCATCCAGTCGGTGCGCTTCCGCTCCGGCCCGGTCGTGTTCGCCGGCGCGCTGCTGCTGCTCGTGGTGCTCGGGCTGATGGCCTTCGGCGGCGCAGACCGGGATCCGGTCGCGTCGCAGAACGACAGGCTGACCGGCCTGCTGTCATGGCCGCCCGACGTGATGCGGGTCCTGATGCTGGCGGTCGCGGCGGCGGTCCTCGCCATCTCGGTGCGCAGCAAGCGCGACATCCTGGTGCGCGGCCTCGGCACCGCCCGGCGCGAGGCGGAGCTGAAGCGGTTCCTGCCGGACGAGGTGTCGCGGGCGCTGGCCCGCGCCGACGGCGCCGGTGCCCCCGCCGGCCAGCAGACGCTCGCCATCGTGTTCATCGATCTGATCGGTTTCACCGCGGCCAGCGAGGGGGTGGCGCCCGGTGAGGTGGCGCGCTGGCTCGCCGGCTTCCGCGAGCGCATCGCCGCGCTGGTGCGGGCGAAGGGCGGCTTTGTCGACAAGTTCATCGGCGACGGCGTGCTGGCGATCTTCGGCTATGCCGGGGCGGCGGACGACCAGCTGCGCCGCGGCGCGCGGCAGGCGCTGGCCACGGTCGCAGACCTGCCGGCGATGATGGCCGCCTGGCAGGCGGACGATCCGGCCGTGCCGACGTTCCGGGCAGTGGCCGGGGCGGCACTCGGACCGGTGTTCGTCGGCATCGTCGGCAGCGGCGAACGGCGCGAATTCACGGTGGTCGGCGATGCGGTGAATCTCGCCTCGCGGCTCGAAGGCCTCGCCAAGCAGCGCGGCGCCGGGGCTGCGCTGGCCGCGGAGCTCGTCGAGCAGTCGGGGGTCGCCGTGCCGCAGAGCTGGGGCAGCGAAACCCTTGCCGTGCGTGGCCGCGCCGCACCGGTGCGGGTCCATCTCGTGCCGGCGGATTGA
- a CDS encoding DUF1254 domain-containing protein encodes MKRLPIGQIAFLAAVTLVLAAILHILTILAIPHFATRDAWSRITEIADPAGITLLPRPLPGDEPLPGLDPSMVYGVCRYDLTEGPLAIVAPMPDHYWSVAFHTRDGAIFYAVNDEAAVARRFDIELRDARQMRQYRVEHPEADETVLTIEAPSQTGFALFRALVAAPSLRAEVEAAVAAIGCTTLLPTQPAPVPEGPPLPLPNPLR; translated from the coding sequence GTGAAGCGCCTCCCGATCGGCCAGATCGCCTTCCTGGCGGCGGTGACGCTGGTGCTGGCGGCGATCCTGCACATCCTCACCATCCTCGCCATTCCGCATTTCGCCACGCGCGACGCCTGGTCGCGGATCACCGAGATTGCCGATCCGGCCGGCATCACCCTGCTGCCGCGGCCTCTGCCCGGTGACGAGCCGCTGCCCGGCCTCGATCCGTCGATGGTCTATGGCGTCTGTCGCTACGACCTGACCGAGGGGCCGCTGGCGATCGTTGCGCCGATGCCGGACCATTACTGGTCGGTTGCCTTCCACACGCGCGACGGCGCCATCTTCTATGCCGTCAACGACGAGGCGGCGGTGGCGCGGCGCTTCGACATCGAACTGCGCGACGCCCGGCAGATGCGCCAGTACCGCGTCGAGCATCCGGAAGCCGACGAGACGGTGCTGACCATCGAGGCGCCGTCGCAGACCGGCTTCGCGCTGTTCCGCGCCCTCGTCGCCGCGCCCAGCCTGCGCGCCGAGGTCGAGGCCGCCGTCGCCGCGATCGGCTGCACCACCCTGCTGCCCACCCAGCCCGCCCCGGTGCCCGAGGGGCCGCCGCTGCCACTGCCCAACCCGCTGCGCTGA
- a CDS encoding DNA-packaging protein, with protein MPTLPATICPASVDLRQTIDRLTTNEIVRLIDDFALWARPAQLPPPDGWTVWLLLGGRGAGKTRAGAEWVRGLALGLAPWSDRPLSPIALVAETLQDAREVMVEGVSGLLAAGAAGAPGGRPAWSPARRRLEWPNGAVAQAFSAEDPDSLRGPQFAAAWADELAKWRHAEAAWDMLQFALRLGDRPRQLITTTPRSIPLLRRLVADPAVAVTRMATAENAANLAPAFLDAVVGRYRGTRLGRQELEAELIADRADALFRRETIEASRVNAAPALARIVVAVDPPAGTTGAACGIVAAGIGEGPRDAALLYVLADATIEAAQPAAWAARAVGLFHALAADRLVAEANQGGEMVAAVIGQVDPAVPVRLVHARRGKRLRAEPVAALYEQGRVRHVGALPRLEDEMCDFGLDGLSDGRSPDRLDALVWALSELALSPAREPRIRRL; from the coding sequence TTGCCGACGCTGCCTGCGACGATCTGCCCTGCGTCGGTTGATCTGCGGCAGACGATTGACCGCCTCACAACGAACGAGATCGTCCGTCTCATCGACGATTTCGCGCTGTGGGCGCGGCCGGCGCAGCTTCCGCCGCCCGACGGCTGGACGGTATGGCTGCTGCTCGGCGGCCGCGGTGCGGGCAAGACGCGAGCCGGCGCCGAATGGGTGCGCGGCCTGGCGCTCGGACTTGCCCCGTGGTCCGACCGCCCGCTCAGCCCGATCGCGCTGGTCGCCGAGACGTTGCAGGATGCCCGCGAGGTGATGGTCGAGGGAGTATCCGGGCTGCTCGCCGCAGGCGCGGCCGGAGCGCCCGGCGGGCGCCCTGCCTGGAGCCCGGCGCGGCGGCGTCTGGAATGGCCGAACGGCGCGGTGGCGCAGGCCTTCTCCGCGGAGGATCCGGACTCCCTGCGCGGGCCGCAATTCGCTGCCGCCTGGGCCGACGAGTTGGCCAAGTGGCGCCATGCCGAGGCTGCCTGGGACATGCTGCAGTTCGCCCTGAGGCTCGGCGACAGGCCGCGCCAGCTCATCACCACGACACCGAGGTCGATCCCCCTTCTCAGGCGGCTCGTCGCCGATCCGGCGGTCGCCGTCACCCGCATGGCAACCGCCGAGAACGCCGCCAATCTCGCGCCCGCCTTCCTCGATGCGGTGGTCGGGCGCTATCGCGGTACCCGGCTCGGGCGGCAGGAGCTCGAGGCGGAGCTGATCGCCGATCGCGCCGACGCCCTGTTCCGCCGCGAGACGATCGAGGCAAGCCGGGTCAACGCCGCCCCTGCGCTCGCGCGGATCGTCGTTGCCGTCGATCCGCCGGCGGGAACCACGGGCGCCGCCTGCGGCATCGTCGCGGCCGGGATCGGCGAGGGTCCGCGCGACGCGGCGCTGCTCTATGTGCTCGCCGACGCCACCATCGAAGCCGCGCAGCCCGCCGCCTGGGCCGCCCGCGCGGTCGGCCTCTTCCATGCGCTCGCCGCGGATCGGCTCGTCGCCGAGGCCAACCAGGGCGGCGAGATGGTCGCCGCGGTCATCGGCCAGGTCGATCCGGCCGTTCCGGTCAGGCTGGTCCACGCCCGGCGCGGCAAGCGGCTCAGGGCCGAACCGGTCGCCGCCCTCTACGAACAGGGGCGGGTTCGCCATGTCGGCGCGCTGCCCCGCCTCGAGGACGAGATGTGCGACTTCGGGCTGGACGGGCTCTCCGACGGTCGCAGCCCCGATCGCCTCGACGCGCTGGTCTGGGCACTCTCGGAGCTGGCGCTTTCGCCGGCTCGCGAGCCGCGGATCAGGCGGCTGTGA
- a CDS encoding phage portal protein, translating to MPSFTALLTRFLGRTPAPAARPSQTKASAAGRLIALHAHGRPVWSPRDYAALAREGYERNPVAHRAVRLVAEAAAGIPWIAMQGGREVDWHPVLDLLARPNPRQSGPELMEAVCAYLLIAGNAYLEAAMIDGAVREIHALRPDRMKVVPGPDGWPEAFEYTVAGRTVSFDQTGRQPPILHIALFHPTDDHYGFGPLAAAGAALDLANASAAWNKALIDNAARPSGALVYEGEGTMALDQFERLKRELQENFQGAANAGRPLLLEGGLTWQAMGISPKEMDFLEARNQAARDIALALGVPPMLLGIPGDNTYSNYQEANRALYRETVLPLLRRIMAAIAQWLAPSFGEDIRFEPDLDAIEALSADRAALWARVSAADFLTDDEKRLAVGYGVRQG from the coding sequence ATTCCGAGCTTCACCGCCCTGCTGACCCGCTTCCTTGGCCGCACGCCCGCCCCTGCGGCGCGCCCGAGCCAGACCAAGGCGTCGGCTGCCGGCCGGCTGATCGCCCTGCATGCCCACGGGCGGCCGGTGTGGAGCCCGCGCGACTATGCGGCGCTGGCGCGCGAGGGCTACGAGCGCAACCCCGTCGCCCACCGGGCGGTGCGCCTGGTGGCGGAGGCGGCGGCGGGCATCCCGTGGATCGCCATGCAGGGCGGTCGCGAGGTCGACTGGCATCCGGTCCTCGATCTTCTCGCCCGGCCGAACCCACGCCAGTCCGGCCCGGAGCTGATGGAGGCGGTCTGCGCCTACCTGCTGATCGCCGGCAACGCCTATCTGGAGGCGGCGATGATCGACGGCGCGGTGCGCGAGATCCATGCGCTGCGGCCCGACCGGATGAAGGTGGTGCCCGGCCCCGACGGCTGGCCCGAGGCCTTCGAGTACACGGTCGCCGGCCGCACCGTCAGCTTCGACCAGACCGGCCGCCAGCCGCCGATCCTGCATATTGCGCTGTTCCACCCGACCGACGACCACTACGGCTTCGGCCCGCTCGCCGCCGCCGGCGCCGCGCTCGACCTCGCCAACGCCTCGGCGGCCTGGAACAAGGCGCTGATCGACAATGCCGCGAGGCCATCCGGCGCGCTGGTCTACGAGGGCGAGGGGACGATGGCGCTCGACCAGTTCGAGCGGCTGAAGCGCGAGCTTCAGGAGAATTTTCAGGGAGCGGCCAATGCCGGTCGGCCGCTGCTACTCGAGGGCGGGCTGACCTGGCAGGCGATGGGCATCAGCCCGAAGGAGATGGATTTCCTCGAGGCGCGCAACCAGGCCGCCCGCGACATCGCGCTGGCGCTGGGTGTCCCGCCGATGCTGCTCGGCATCCCCGGCGACAACACCTATTCCAACTACCAGGAGGCGAACCGGGCGCTGTACCGTGAGACGGTGCTGCCGCTGCTGCGCCGCATCATGGCGGCGATCGCCCAGTGGCTTGCGCCATCCTTCGGCGAGGATATCCGCTTCGAGCCCGATCTCGACGCGATCGAGGCGCTGTCGGCCGACCGTGCCGCCCTGTGGGCCCGGGTGAGCGCGGCCGACTTCCTCACCGACGACGAGAAACGGCTGGCGGTCGGCTACGGGGTCCGGCAGGGTTAG
- the rpsU gene encoding 30S ribosomal protein S21 → MQVLVRDNNVDQALKVLKRKLQREGLFREMKRRKAYEKPSERRAREKGEAIRRARKAARKLAQREGLAPKAKKRAAGGRR, encoded by the coding sequence CTGCAAGTCCTCGTCCGCGACAACAATGTCGATCAGGCCCTGAAGGTCCTCAAGCGCAAGCTGCAGCGCGAGGGACTGTTCCGCGAGATGAAGCGCCGCAAGGCGTACGAGAAGCCGTCCGAGCGCCGCGCCCGCGAGAAGGGCGAGGCGATCCGCCGCGCCCGCAAGGCGGCCCGCAAGCTCGCCCAGCGCGAGGGCCTCGCCCCGAAGGCGAAGAAGCGCGCCGCCGGCGGCCGCCGCTGA
- a CDS encoding DUF1214 domain-containing protein, producing MSPIRILVVIATAAVLGIGSAWLAVVGGFGFEAIRSGPWTAWPTAGSPDADPYVRARIARSGEIPMPAGEGIVFVAREDSDGEALTADCDYHVRGQTPAAQWWTLTVYRDDDLTLMANPAQRYGFVSTGILRAGDGRFDITLSSRARPGNWLPVDPHAGRLRLVFRFYDTPIATGGSVADIAMPAIVKGACR from the coding sequence ATGTCGCCCATCAGGATCCTCGTCGTCATTGCGACCGCGGCCGTTCTCGGCATCGGCTCGGCCTGGCTCGCGGTGGTCGGCGGATTCGGGTTCGAGGCGATCCGCTCCGGCCCATGGACCGCCTGGCCGACGGCGGGTTCGCCCGATGCCGACCCCTATGTGCGGGCGCGGATCGCCCGATCCGGCGAGATTCCGATGCCGGCGGGCGAGGGGATCGTGTTCGTCGCCCGCGAGGACAGCGACGGCGAGGCGCTGACGGCGGACTGCGACTACCATGTGCGCGGCCAGACGCCCGCGGCGCAATGGTGGACGCTGACCGTCTACCGCGACGACGACCTGACCCTCATGGCCAATCCGGCCCAGCGCTATGGCTTCGTTTCGACGGGCATCCTGCGCGCCGGCGATGGCCGCTTCGACATCACGCTCAGCTCCCGCGCCCGGCCGGGCAACTGGCTGCCGGTCGATCCCCATGCGGGGCGCCTCAGGCTGGTGTTCCGATTCTACGACACGCCGATCGCCACCGGCGGCAGCGTTGCCGACATCGCCATGCCGGCGATCGTCAAGGGGGCGTGCCGGTGA
- the parA gene encoding ParA family partition ATPase produces MTGRILTIAQQKGGSGKTTLAAHLAVAAALRGLSVALLDCDPQGSLGQWFEARERRLGEDAAGIAFRTASGWGARREARGLARDHDVVVIDTPPKSDLECRPAIETASLVVVPVQPSPVDLWATQATLDSAAKAGVPALMVINRAQPRTTLTARMREAIAALGPVAATEIASRVAFAASMEAGASVLEAGRSAGADEMAALAAEVLTAAGA; encoded by the coding sequence ATGACCGGCCGCATATTGACGATCGCCCAGCAGAAGGGCGGTTCCGGCAAGACGACACTGGCCGCGCATCTGGCGGTCGCGGCGGCGCTGCGCGGCCTGTCGGTGGCGCTGCTCGACTGCGATCCGCAAGGTTCGCTCGGGCAATGGTTCGAGGCGCGCGAACGGCGGCTTGGCGAGGACGCGGCGGGCATCGCGTTCCGCACCGCCTCCGGCTGGGGCGCCCGGCGCGAGGCGCGCGGCCTCGCCCGCGATCACGACGTGGTTGTGATCGACACGCCGCCGAAATCCGACCTCGAGTGCCGCCCGGCGATCGAGACGGCGAGCCTGGTCGTCGTCCCGGTGCAGCCGAGCCCGGTCGATCTGTGGGCGACGCAGGCGACGCTGGACAGCGCCGCCAAGGCCGGCGTTCCCGCGCTGATGGTCATCAACCGCGCCCAGCCGCGCACGACATTGACGGCGCGCATGCGCGAGGCGATCGCCGCGCTCGGCCCCGTCGCCGCCACCGAGATCGCCAGCCGCGTCGCCTTTGCCGCCTCGATGGAAGCCGGGGCCAGCGTGCTGGAAGCCGGCCGCAGCGCCGGCGCCGACGAGATGGCCGCGCTCGCCGCGGAGGTGCTGACGGCGGCGGGGGCCTGA
- a CDS encoding SelT/SelW/SelH family protein, with the protein MAADTGAAAARRPRVTITYCRQCNWMLRAAWLAQELLSSFPEDLAAVTLVPGTGGVFVIECDGTRLWDRVADGGFPEAKLLKRRLRDQIAPGRDLGHSDR; encoded by the coding sequence ATGGCGGCCGATACCGGCGCGGCGGCGGCGCGGCGACCGCGCGTGACCATCACCTATTGCCGCCAGTGCAACTGGATGCTGCGGGCCGCCTGGCTCGCCCAGGAGCTGTTGTCGAGCTTTCCGGAGGACCTCGCCGCCGTCACGCTGGTGCCCGGCACCGGCGGCGTCTTCGTGATCGAGTGCGACGGCACGCGGCTCTGGGATCGCGTTGCCGATGGCGGCTTCCCGGAGGCGAAGCTGCTGAAGCGCCGGCTCAGGGACCAGATCGCACCCGGACGCGACCTCGGCCATTCCGACCGCTGA
- a CDS encoding DUF1127 domain-containing protein, with protein MTSKTTHSAVDIRKVEMEAARLRAEAIADAIVAVGRLVARAWAAVSARIAAAREAARVRRELGALSDRELADIGIMRADIPAIAAGIYQRQPADTLAEEARTPKQAVIEAPTPAFRKAA; from the coding sequence ATGACCAGCAAGACCACCCATTCCGCCGTCGACATCCGCAAGGTCGAGATGGAGGCTGCCCGCCTGCGGGCCGAGGCCATCGCCGATGCCATCGTTGCGGTCGGGCGGCTCGTCGCGCGGGCCTGGGCCGCCGTGTCAGCCCGCATCGCCGCCGCCCGTGAAGCGGCCCGCGTCAGACGCGAGCTCGGCGCGCTCAGCGATCGCGAGCTGGCCGATATCGGTATCATGCGTGCCGACATTCCGGCGATCGCCGCCGGTATCTATCAGCGGCAGCCTGCCGATACCCTGGCCGAGGAGGCCCGCACGCCGAAGCAGGCCGTGATCGAGGCGCCGACGCCCGCGTTCCGGAAGGCCGCCTGA